In Bythopirellula goksoeyrii, a single window of DNA contains:
- a CDS encoding 3-keto-disaccharide hydrolase translates to MGRYRMNLECLLVPSLFMLLLVPVRTAESEEVIQWIDLIDTKGPTGIVQLGKNAVLCGDVTLELNSKSLEAQPGEGVVAALSKSKFGEANNLLSRQEFGDCEVQLEFLIGKGSNSGVKLQQRYEIQLYDSHHKDKPSARECGGIYPHWLFQGEGKPLKYIDEGVPPLVNAAKPAGKWQTLEVVFRAPRFASDGTKVDNAKFLSVKLNGQIIHQEVEVASPTGNASTPLPEVAEAALMLQMDHGAVAFRNVRVKRLEL, encoded by the coding sequence GTTTATGCTGCTCTTGGTTCCGGTTCGTACGGCGGAATCAGAGGAGGTCATCCAATGGATCGATTTGATAGATACCAAGGGCCCCACGGGGATTGTCCAGCTCGGAAAGAATGCAGTCTTATGCGGCGATGTGACGTTGGAGCTGAATTCGAAATCACTAGAGGCTCAGCCCGGCGAGGGTGTGGTCGCGGCGCTTTCGAAATCCAAGTTTGGAGAAGCAAACAACTTGCTTAGCAGGCAAGAGTTCGGTGATTGCGAAGTCCAGCTAGAGTTTCTTATCGGCAAAGGGAGCAACTCTGGCGTGAAGCTGCAACAGCGCTATGAGATTCAGCTTTACGATAGCCACCATAAGGACAAGCCTTCGGCCAGGGAGTGTGGTGGAATTTATCCTCACTGGTTGTTTCAAGGCGAAGGCAAGCCGTTGAAATACATTGATGAAGGTGTGCCCCCACTGGTGAACGCTGCGAAGCCTGCTGGTAAGTGGCAAACCTTGGAGGTGGTATTCCGGGCGCCTCGTTTCGCTAGCGACGGGACGAAAGTCGATAATGCAAAGTTTTTATCTGTAAAACTCAACGGTCAGATAATACATCAGGAAGTAGAGGTAGCCTCACCGACTGGCAATGCCTCAACTCCACTGCCCGAGGTGGCCGAAGCAGCGCTCATGCTTCAAATGGATCACGGGGCTGTGGCGTTTCGCAATGTACGCGTCAAACGGTTGGAGTTGTAG